Sequence from the Capsicum annuum cultivar UCD-10X-F1 unplaced genomic scaffold, UCD10Xv1.1 ctg3704, whole genome shotgun sequence genome:
NNNNNNNNNNNNNNNNNNNNNNNNNNNNNNNNNNNNNNNNNNNNNNNNNNNNNNNNNNNNNNNNNNNNNNNNNNNNNNNNNNNNNNNNNNNNNNNNNNNNNNNNNNNNNNNNNNNNNNNNNNNNNNNNNNNNNNNNNNNNNNNNNNNNNNNNNNNNNNNNNNNNNNNNNNNNNNNNNNNNNNNNNNNNNNNNNNNNNNNNNNNNNNNNNNNNNNNNNNNNNNNNNNNNNNNNNNNNNNNNNNNNNNNNNNNNNNNNNNNNNNNNNNNNNNNNNNNNNNNNNNNNNNNNNNNNNNNNNNNNNNNNNNNNNNNNNNNNNNNNNNNNNNNNNNNNNNNNNNNNNNNNNNNNNNNNNNNNNNNNNNNNNNNNNNNNNNNNNNNNNNNNNNNNNNNNNNNNNNNNNNNNNNNNNNNNNNNNNNNNNNNNNNNNNNNNNNNNNNNNNNNNNNNNNNNNNNNNNNNNNNNNNNNNNNNNNNNNNNNNNNNNNNNNNNNNNNNNNNNNNNNNNNNNNNNNNNNNNNNNNNNNNNNNNNNNNNNNNNNNNNNNNNNNNNNNNNNNNNNNNNNNNNNNNNNNNNNNNNNNNNNNNNNNNNNNNNNNNNNNNNNNNNNNNNNNNNNNNNNNNNNNNNNNNNNNNNNNNNNNNNNNNNNNNNNNNNNNNNNNNNNNNNNNNNNNNNNNNNNNNNNNNNNNNNNNNNNNNNNNNNNNNNNNNNNNNNNNNNNNNNNNNNNNNNNNNNNNNNNNNNNNNNNNNNNNNNNNNNNNNNNNNNNNNNNNNNNNNNNNNNNNNNNNNNNNNNNNNNNNNNNNNNNNNNNNNNNNNNNNNNNNNNNNNNNNNNNNNNNNNNNNNNNNNNNNNNNNNNNNNNNNNNNNNNNNNNNNNNNNNNNNNNNNNNNNNNNNNNNNNNNNNNNNNNNNNNNNNNNNNNNNNNNNNNNNNNNNNNNNNNNNNNNNNNNNNNNNNNNNNNNNNNNNNNNNNNNNNNNNNNNNNNNNNNNNNNNNNNNNNNNNNNNNNNNNNNNNNNNNNNNNNNNNNNNNNNNNNNNNNNNNNNNNNNNNNNNNNNNNNNNNNNNNNNNNNNNNNNNNNNNNNNNNNNNNNNNNNNNNNNNNNNNNNNNNNNNNNNNNNNNNNNNNNNNNNNNNNNNNNNNNNNNNNNNNNNNNNNNNNNNNNNNNNNNNNNNNNNNNNNNNNNNNNNNNNNNNNNNNNNNNNNNNNNNNNNNNNNNNNNNNNNNNNNNNNNNNNNNNNNNNNNNNNNNNNNNNNNNNNNNNNNNNNNNNNNNNNNNNNNNNNNNNNNNNNNNNNNNNNNNNNNNNNNNNNNNNNNNNNNNNNNNNNNNNNNNNNNNNNNNNNNNNNNNNNNNNNNNNNNNNNNNNNNNNNNNNNNNNNNNNNNNNNNNNNNNNNNNNNNNNNNNNNNNNNNNNNNNNNNNNNNNNNNNNNNNNNNNNNNNNNNNNNNNNNNNNNNNNNNNNNNNNNNNNNNNNNNNNNNNNNNNNNNNNNNNNNNNNNNNNNNNNNNNNNNNNNNNNNNNNNNNNNNNNNNNNNNNNNNNNNNNNNNNNNNNNNNNNNNNNNNNNNNNNNNNNNNNNNNNNNNNNNNNNNNNNNNNNNNNNNNNNNNNNNNNNNNNNNNNNNNNNNNNNNNNNNNNNNNNNNNNNNNNNNNNNNNNNNNNNNNNNNNNNNNNNNNNNNNNNNNNNNNNNNNNNNNNNNNNNNNNNNNNNNNNNNNNNNNNNNNNNNNNNNNNNNNNNNNNNNNNNNNNNNNNNNNNNNNNNNNNNNNNNNNNNNNNNNNNNNNNNNNNNNNNNNNNNNNNNNNNNNNNNNNNNNNNNNNNNNNNNNNNNNNNNNNNNNNNNNNNNNNNNNNNNNNNNNNNNNNNNNNNNNNNNNNNNNNNNNNNNNNNNNNNNNNNNNNNNNNNNNNNNNNNNNNNNNNNNNNNNNNNNNNNNNNNNNNNNNNNNNNNNNNNNNNNNNNNNNNNNNNNNNNNNNNNNNNNNNNNNNNNNNNNNNNNNNNNNNNNNNNNNNNNNNNNNNNNNNNNNNNNNNNNNNNNNNNNNNNNNNNNNNNNNNNNNNNNNNNNNNNNNNNNNNNNNNNNNNNNNNNNNNNNNNNNNNNNNNNNNNNNNNNNNNNNNNNNNNNNNNNNNNNNNNNNNNNNNNNNNNNNNNNNNNNNNNNNNNNNNNNNNNNNNNNNNNNNNNNNNNNNNNNNNNNNNNNNNNNNNNNNNNNNNNNNNNNNNNNNNNNNNNNNNNNNNNNNNNNNNNNNNNNNNNNNNNNNNNNNNNNNNNNNNNNNNNNNNNNNNNNNNNNNNNNNNNNNNNNNNNNNNNNNNNNNNNNNNNNNNNNNNNNNNNNNNNNNNNNNNNNNNNNNNNNNNNNNNNNNNNNNNNNNNNNNNNNNNNNNNNNNNNNNNNNNNNNNNNNNNNNNNNNNNNNNNNNNNNNNNNNNNNNNNNNNNNNNNNNNNNNNNNNNNNNNNNNNNNNNNNNNNNNNNNNNNNNNNNNNNNNNNNNNNNNNNNNNNNNNNNNNNNNNNNNNNNNNNNNNNNNNNNNNNNNNNNNNNNNNNNNNNNNNNNNNNNNNNNNNNNNNNNNNNNNNNNNNNNNNNNNNNNNNNNNNNNNNNNNNNNNNNNNNNNNNNNNNNNNNNNNNNNNNNNNNNNNNNNNNNNNNNNNNNNNNNNNNNNNNNNNNNNNNNNNNNNNNNNNNNNNNNNNNNNNNNNNNNNNNNNNNNNNNNNNNNNNNNNNNNNNNNNNNNNNNNNNNNNNNNNNNNNNNNNNNNNNNNNNNNNNNNNNNNNNNNNNNNNNNNNNNNNNNNNNNNNNNNNNNNNNNNNNNNNNNNNNNNNNNNNNNNNNNNNNNNNNNNNNNNNNNNNNNNNNNNNNNNNNNNNNNNNNNNNNNNNNNNNNNNNNNNNNNNNNNNNNNNNNNNNNAATATttttaccatgtaaaaatagtataattgcCACTGTGCATGCATATTAAAGGGAAATAGATTGAACAAATAAAACCTCTCTATTTATAAGATGAAATACTCCTACTTTgtctctaaaaataataaaaaatactcctagtttgtctctaaaaataatagatacttcatctctaatagatatcaaatagtTCTTGTATCTATTCACTATAATATAAGACACtagttaataattatttattttcatatatttctttCCCAGAAAACTCACGTACCAATCAATTCCTTTGCCATAAATATtttaactctttaattttaaatatatttcaccATATCTTGTAGATATTGTAGGactctttaatttaaaatattactccCACCACTTATATATCAATCCCTCATCACAGAAAAGTTAAAATGTTTGCCAAAAAAGATTCTCTCAAAATAGTTTacatagttgaaatttttatttttttttttttaatttcgcATTTAATAATAAAGTCTATTCTCACAGTAATTGAAGAACATTTATTAATTAAGATTATAtagataatatgatgatatattgatacaaGATAACTAAAGAAAAACAGAATTTTTGAACTCTTAGTATTCACGTCAAGTACAAAGTAGTCAACATGTACAAACTTTCCTTATAATTAGGAGTCCCATACACTTACCAACATTAATTCCCATTATTTTACACTTTGGTGTGTTTGGTATGcagtaaaaatattataataaataacaCCTGTTATAAGTTATTCGTTGTTTAATCATTCACAACTTTTTCTATAGTCATTCTTATAATACGTAAGGATTTATTTGTACCCACGTATTACAAGTGCGATTTAGTGGGTCGGTTTTCCTCTACCTGTGTCTGTGGTTCTTTTTCGTGGAGGATTTCCACGTAAATCCTTTTGCTTATCATATCGCTTATTGCTGTCCGTTCATAACACTACTTGTCATCTGAAAGTTGTACAGAACAGATATGGATAGAGATTATCTGGGTAAAAATCTCTTCCTCTAAACATGTTCATTGTTGAATTTCAGACAATTaaaattcattcttttttttgtgtgtgtgcatgTGTTTATTTGCAATATTTTACTATGTCAGGAAAATTGATTCTGGGATTGCTTACGTGGGGAGGAATTGATTTTTTGAGGAAAAGATTGTTAAGTAAAAAGGAGGAGAAAGCTTCAACAAACGTACGTGTAAACTCTAATTTTGATGTTCTAATTTGTAAGATTAGAAAAGAATTATATAGTAATCAAGTGGATATATATATGATGAATTAACCGTGGGGCTACCTTTAGTCCGGGCGTCATCCGCAGTGGCGGGGCCAAAATTTTCATTgaggggttcagaagtaaatatacggactagtcgaacatctactatatatacataaaaatatttttgataatgtaaaaatagtataattttccgacgaaggagCTTCGGATGAACCTCTAAGTTcaatgtggctccgccactggtcATCCGAACCCCCGTTGGtggaaaattataatatttatatatggttcgaattattttttatatgtatacaATAGATGTTAGTTTCCTTTGGCTAGTTtgtatattttcttcttttatattttgaatccctTAATGAAAACACTGGCAGATGTCTTGCTTTTCACCCATCCCTTTTGGAGTAATGAGTTAGATAATGTGGTAGAAAATTAGAGGAGTAAGAGGAGGGAGGTTTTAATTTAGGAGTCAAAGCATGTTATTTatgcggtgttagtttattttgcacttatcttttgtgtttgtcataCTGTTATCGGctctaagccgggggtctatcggaaacagcctctctaccctcctcagaccccactgtatgggaatacactgggtatgttgttgttgctgtataCCTTTTTTTCTAGATAACTTGGGTTCAATAGTAAATACTTATGCTAGTAGTACTATTTCAAATctggattttctttttttgacttGTATAAAATTTCTCCCGAATTAGGTTCATGATGCAAAGATGGATTATGCGAGTCAGCTACCAGATGAGGTTTTGTCTTACATTCTCGAACGTATGACACTAAAAGATGTTGTTAAGACGAGCATTTTATCTAGAAGGTGGAGATATGTGTTTGCTTCTATGGCTAAATTACGATTCAGCCTTGACACGATTGGTGTCTTTAACTATTATTTAGATCATACATGTCACCCTTACTATCAGCGAAAATTCTTGCAAGTTGTAAATCAGTTTTTGCAACTTTATTTGGGTCGTCGTAAAGTGGTGGTTGATCTTGAAATGCACATTTTCATTGTGAGAGAGCTTTCCAGTGAATTTGGCCAGTTGATGCATTCTGTTTCACAATTAGGTGTTGAAAGATTACATCTCAACTTTAGCTGTGGCAAGTTTTTTCCTACCTCAGGTGCCATTGACCTCTGCCCCAACATGTTTTTCGAATTTTCCCTTGAGCTACTCTCTCAGGCATCCTCCTTGAAATATTTGTCTTTGAGTGTTTGCATTGTAAAACCAAGTGTCACACTCCGTCTCAACTCCCTCAAGAGCCTTTTCTTGACGAGTGTTCTGGTAAAAAGCGGACAACTTGAGAGTATTTTGTCCTCGTGTTTGAACCTTAGTCAGTTAATCATAAAACATTGCAAGCTTCCGCTTGAGCTGTGCATCTCTGGTGCAGTAAGAACTGTTCTTTTTGCTGATTGCGGCGGATTGAAAGAGATTGATCTTCAGGCTACAAATCTTCGTCGGTTTGAGTGTTTGTTTGATGACAAAGTAAGGTTTTACTTTTCTTCTGTTCCTTCGTTGGAACGTGTAAAAATTGGTCTTCGCGGAGATGCTTCAATGCCATACATATTTGGTGAATTTGCAACGAATATACCTGCTCAGGTTAAATCTTTAATAGTCACAGCCTTTTATACCCAggtatttgatgattttttggcTTGTCAAATTCCTTTGATATTTCTCGTATTGAACTAAACACCCTAATTAATCACTTGAAGTATTCCTTTTAATTCAGGCAACACACTTGCCAACAGAGATGCAGATATTCGGAAACCTTAGGATGTTAGCCTTGCTATTTGAAAGCACATACGACTCTGACATAGTCAAAGTTTCCCCCGTCTTAGACGCCTGTCCTGTTCTTCAATATCTGGATATATTGGTGAGTTATGTTTTTACAACTCAATTAGTTATGTTTATTCCAAGAGAAATATATCAAACATGGAGATATAGATATCTAATGCAGTGAATTTCTGACCCACCTAACCTTATTTTCCTTTCTCGCGTAAATATAATGGAAACTCTTGGTTATAGGTCTTTGTTGGTGAAAATGTACCTATCAATTTCTTAACTCCTGCTATgaatcaggaggtcacgggttcaagcctttgAAACAGCCTCTTGCTGAAatatgcaaggtaaggttgcgtacaatacacccttccCTGGACACCGCtcatagcgatagctttagtaCACCGGGCTGCCCCTTTTTTTTTTTCGCTATCTAATTCAAAAGGCCTTATAGATATTGATTGCAGTTAAACTATATATTCAATTAGCAATATAATATATAGTATATGTTAATTCATTCTAGTTGTGATCTATCTCAGCAACACAAGACATATAGGCAAAAGGCAAGAGGAAGTCACATAAGGTCTCCTTTATCTCCTACATATCACACTGAGCTAAAAGAAGTGAGATTCGGTGGATTTCATGGAACAAGAGAAGAGATTGAACTTGCTATTTATATTCTGACAAGTGCAACGGTACTCGACCAGATGTTACTCAGCCAGTACTCAATCGGCCCATATTATAAAGCTTATTATGGTCATGATATATGGGAGAAAAGAGAACCAGAACGCGTCTCAATCCAACAACTACTCCTTGGCCAAGCTGTCTCTAGTAGTACTGTGGTGATCATCCAATAGGTTCCTGTACAAAAAACTAGCACATTGCGACCATTAGTGCCTTTTTGGTCGCAATgtgctagtttttttttttagacaTGATGCGTTATTATTTTAGCTTAACATAATGATTTATATGAACCGTCATTTAATTTAGTCCCAcacttgagaaataaaaattaaatttattattataattttcaatACACTTATGTattaatatgtttttttttttttttggtctcaGAGAATTTCTATCATGGATAAAAAAGTTATAGATAATGTCTATCATATTTCTTTATGTAACTATTAAGATATGTTGTTCATGCTTAACTTAACTTTCTAATAGTTTTAGCGTTAGTTGTAATaaatgttatatttattttttcacagATATACTTACCATGgataataagtaaaaaatatttttctaaaacatTTGTATATCTATATTATACAAAATAATAGAATGAATTGGAATAGGGTGATGAATATTGTGGttggaataaata
This genomic interval carries:
- the LOC124891542 gene encoding putative F-box/LRR-repeat protein At4g15060 isoform X2, whose translation is MDRDYLGKLILGLLTWGGIDFLRKRLLSKKEEKASTNVHDAKMDYASQLPDEVLSYILERMTLKDVVKTSILSRRWRYVFASMAKLRFSLDTIGVFNYYLDHTCHPYYQRKFLQVVNQFLQLYLGRRKVVVDLEMHIFIVRELSSEFGQLMHSVSQLGVERLHLNFSCGKFFPTSGAIDLCPNMFFEFSLELLSQASSLKYLSLSVCIVKPSVTLRLNSLKSLFLTSVLVKSGQLESILSSCLNLSQLIIKHCKLPLELCISGAVRTVLFADCGGLKEIDLQATNLRRFECLFDDKVRFYFSSVPSLERVKIGLRGDASMPYIFGEFATNIPAQVKSLIVTAFYTQATHLPTEMQIFGNLRMLALLFESTYDSDIVKVSPVLDACPVLQYLDILQHKTYRQKARGSHIRSPLSPTYHTELKEVRFGGFHGTREEIELAIYILTSATVLDQMLLSQYSIGPYYKAYYGHDIWEKREPERVSIQQLLLGQAVSSSTVVIIQ
- the LOC124891542 gene encoding putative F-box/LRR-repeat protein At4g15060 isoform X1 → MFIVEFQTIKIHSFFCVCACVYLQYFTMSGKLILGLLTWGGIDFLRKRLLSKKEEKASTNVHDAKMDYASQLPDEVLSYILERMTLKDVVKTSILSRRWRYVFASMAKLRFSLDTIGVFNYYLDHTCHPYYQRKFLQVVNQFLQLYLGRRKVVVDLEMHIFIVRELSSEFGQLMHSVSQLGVERLHLNFSCGKFFPTSGAIDLCPNMFFEFSLELLSQASSLKYLSLSVCIVKPSVTLRLNSLKSLFLTSVLVKSGQLESILSSCLNLSQLIIKHCKLPLELCISGAVRTVLFADCGGLKEIDLQATNLRRFECLFDDKVRFYFSSVPSLERVKIGLRGDASMPYIFGEFATNIPAQVKSLIVTAFYTQATHLPTEMQIFGNLRMLALLFESTYDSDIVKVSPVLDACPVLQYLDILQHKTYRQKARGSHIRSPLSPTYHTELKEVRFGGFHGTREEIELAIYILTSATVLDQMLLSQYSIGPYYKAYYGHDIWEKREPERVSIQQLLLGQAVSSSTVVIIQ